From Azospirillum brasilense:
GAACGATGGCCGACAGCCTTTACACGCGCAAGGACGCCGCCGCCGCGCCGGTCGCCGCCCTGCTCGACTGGCCGGGGACCGCCTGGCTCGCCCGCCTCGCGCTGGCGGCGCCCTTCGTCGTCAGCGGGCTGGTCAAGCTGACGGACTTCAACGGTGCGGTGGCCGAGGCGGCGGGGCTGGGGCTCGGCCTGCCGGTCCTCGTCGCGGTGGCGGTGATCGTCACCCAGCTCGGCGGGTCGGCACTGTTTCTGACACGGCGCTGGTGCTGGCTCGGCGCCGGGATTCTCGCCGGCTTCACGGTGGTCGCCACGCTGCTCG
This genomic window contains:
- a CDS encoding DoxX family protein, translated to MADSLYTRKDAAAAPVAALLDWPGTAWLARLALAAPFVVSGLVKLTDFNGAVAEAAGLGLGLPVLVAVAVIVTQLGGSALFLTRRWCWLGAGILAGFTVVATLLAHAFWTYEGPDRARQTATFLEHLAIVGGFAAAAALTHRDSHRRGGSA